A single genomic interval of Amblyraja radiata isolate CabotCenter1 chromosome 3, sAmbRad1.1.pri, whole genome shotgun sequence harbors:
- the LOC116971269 gene encoding histone PARylation factor 1, which translates to MAGRGKRKASGRSSETRNPAEDGKKNRGGESGISEDLQQELQHLYQLPMPEDFYHLWQFCEELNPGNPCDALTSSLGLQLVGPYDILAGKHKVTTNVEPNYFLHWRYFYDPPEFQTVIAGDYETQYHLGYFRDTPDELPAFVAAGEAKKGCSLLQMGDNLFCSLNLLLNRRLKEISNKRQISSLKELETKLTAMAKKLNYSLEQRTKGMKARDRKVSTKTFHGAGLVVPIDKSGVGYRELPETDGSLKKICKAIVEAPSDEARIKAFAPIQEMITYVQFANDECDYGMGYELGIDLFCYGSHYFHKVVRQLLPLAYKLLKSHLFAEIVEAHIAKRKWDDLDQLKG; encoded by the exons ATGGCGGGGCGCGGGAAGAGGAAAGCGAGCGGCCGGAGCTCGGAG ACGAGGAATCCGGCAGAAGATGGGAAGAAAAACCGAGGGGGGGAGTCTGGCATCTCCGAAGATCTGCAACAGGAACTTCAACATCTGTACCAGCTGCCGATGCCCGAGGActtctaccacctctggcagttttGCGAGGAGCTGAATCCAGGGAATCCATGCG ACGCGCTGACTTCCAGTCTTGGGCTACAGCTCGTTGGGCCCTACGATATACTAGCGGGAAAGCATAAAGTAACAACTAATGTGGAACCTAATTACTTTCTGCACTGGAGGTATTTCTACGACCCACCCGAATTTCAGACTGTCATCGCTGGAGACTATGAGACGCAGTATCATCTTGGCTATTTCAG AGACACTCCTGACGAGCTGCCAGCGTTCGTGGCTGCGGGCGAGGCTAAGAAAGGCTGCTCATTGCTCCAGATGGGAGACAACTTGTTTTGCTCGCTCAA CCTACTTTTAAATAGAAGATTGAAGGAAATAAGTAATAAACGGCAGATCAGTTCGCTGAAGGAGCTGGAGACCAAACTGACGGCGATGGCAAAGAAATTGAATTATTCTCTAGAGCAAAGAACGAAAGGAATGAAAGCGAGGGATAGGAAG GTTTCCACAAAAACATTCCATGGTGCAGGTTTGGTTGTTCCAATAGATAAAAGTGGCGTGGGTTACAGAGAACTTCCCGAGACTGACG GAAGTCTTAAAAAGATCTGCAAAGCAATCGTAGAAGCCCCAAGTGATGAAGCCCGGATCAAAGCTTTTGCCCCGATCCAAGAGATGATAACCTATGTTCAATTTGCAAACGATGAATGTGACTACGGCATGGGATATGAACTTGGGATCGACCTCTTCTGTTATGGATCGCAC TATTTCCACAAGGTGGTGCGGCAACTGTTACCTCTAGCCTACAAGCTCTTAAAGAGTCACCTCTTTGCAGAGATTGTTGAAGCTCACATAGCCAAGAGAAAATGGGACGATTTGGACCAACTTAAAGGTTGA